From the genome of Pyxidicoccus trucidator, one region includes:
- a CDS encoding SDR family oxidoreductase produces the protein MSTQRKVALVVGAQGVIGRNLVTHLAALGDWDVIGVSRRGGASEGRVRYLAVDLLDRNDTREKLGALSHVTHIFYAAYQDRPTWAELVPPNLGMLVNVVDALEPIAPGLRHVSLMQGYKVYGAHLGPFKTPARETDAHHMPPEFNVDQQAFLESRQRGKAWSWSAIRPSVVCGFGLGNPMNLTMVIAVYAAISKELGLPLRFPGKPGAYDKLLEMTDADLLAKATVWAATDERCANQAFNINNGDLFRWSELWPKIARYFELEVAPPLPMSLDVVMADKEPLWKAMQEKHGLERHPYKDVSSWRFGDFVFAWDYDVIADGTKARRFGFHEYVDTEAMFLRIFDDFRRRRVIP, from the coding sequence ATGAGCACGCAGCGCAAGGTCGCCCTGGTCGTCGGAGCCCAGGGAGTCATCGGCCGCAACCTCGTCACCCACCTCGCGGCGCTCGGCGACTGGGACGTCATCGGCGTGTCGCGCCGGGGCGGCGCGTCCGAGGGCCGCGTCCGGTACCTCGCGGTGGACCTGCTCGACCGGAACGACACCCGCGAGAAGCTGGGCGCGCTCTCCCACGTCACGCACATCTTCTACGCCGCGTACCAGGACCGACCCACCTGGGCGGAGCTGGTGCCGCCGAACCTGGGCATGCTCGTCAACGTGGTGGACGCCCTCGAGCCCATCGCCCCCGGCCTGCGGCACGTCAGCCTGATGCAGGGCTACAAGGTCTACGGCGCGCACCTGGGCCCGTTCAAGACGCCGGCCCGCGAGACGGACGCGCACCACATGCCGCCCGAGTTCAACGTGGACCAGCAGGCCTTCCTGGAGTCACGGCAGCGGGGCAAGGCGTGGAGCTGGTCCGCCATCCGCCCGTCCGTGGTGTGCGGCTTCGGACTGGGCAACCCGATGAACCTGACGATGGTGATTGCCGTGTACGCGGCCATCTCGAAGGAGCTGGGGCTGCCGCTGCGCTTCCCGGGCAAGCCGGGCGCCTACGACAAGCTGCTGGAGATGACGGACGCGGACCTGCTGGCGAAGGCCACCGTGTGGGCGGCGACCGACGAGCGCTGCGCCAACCAGGCCTTCAACATCAACAACGGCGACCTGTTCCGGTGGAGCGAGCTGTGGCCGAAAATCGCCCGCTACTTCGAGCTGGAGGTGGCCCCACCGCTGCCGATGTCGCTCGACGTGGTCATGGCCGACAAGGAGCCGCTGTGGAAGGCCATGCAGGAGAAGCACGGGCTGGAGCGGCACCCCTACAAGGACGTGTCGTCCTGGCGCTTCGGCGACTTCGTCTTCGCCTGGGACTACGACGTGATTGCCGACGGCACCAAGGCCCGCCGGTTCGGCTTCCACGAGTACGTGGACACCGAGGCGATGTTCCTGCGCATCTTCGACGACTTCCGGCGGCGCCGCGTCATCCCCTGA
- the aceA gene encoding isocitrate lyase, which translates to MYDATPTTTEASPHAKLHAQRFEGITRNYTQKDVEKLRGSITVSYTLAEMGAKKLWELLHTEDYINALGSLTGNQAVQMVRAGLKAIYLSGWQVAADANSAGQMYPDQSLYPVDSVPAVVKKINNSLRRADQIDHAEGRDDRYWFAPIIADAEAGFGGPLNAFELMKSMIEAGAAGVHFEDQLASEKKCGHMGGKVLVPTSHFIRTLTAARLAADVMDVPTLVVARTDADSAKLLMSDADEYDHAFIDKKGGRTPEGFYRLNGGLDCAIARGLAYAPYADLVWCETSTPDLAQAKKFAESIRAKYPNKLLAYNCSPSFNWKKNLDDATIAKFQRELGAMGYKFQFVTLAGFHALNFAMYELARKYKDRGMAAYSELQQAEFSAEKDGYTATRHQREVGTGYFDQVAEVISGGNASTLALHESTEAHQF; encoded by the coding sequence ATGTACGACGCCACGCCGACGACCACCGAAGCCTCCCCTCACGCCAAGCTCCACGCCCAGCGCTTCGAGGGAATCACCCGCAACTACACGCAGAAGGATGTGGAGAAGCTGCGCGGCTCCATCACCGTGAGCTACACGCTGGCGGAGATGGGCGCCAAGAAGCTCTGGGAGCTGCTCCACACCGAGGACTACATCAACGCGCTGGGCTCGCTCACGGGCAACCAGGCGGTGCAGATGGTCCGCGCGGGCCTCAAGGCCATCTATCTCTCCGGCTGGCAGGTGGCGGCGGACGCCAACTCGGCCGGGCAGATGTACCCGGACCAGAGCCTCTACCCGGTGGACAGCGTCCCGGCCGTGGTGAAGAAGATCAACAACTCGCTGCGCCGCGCGGACCAGATTGACCACGCGGAGGGCCGCGATGACCGCTACTGGTTCGCGCCCATCATCGCGGACGCGGAGGCCGGCTTCGGCGGCCCGCTCAACGCCTTCGAGCTGATGAAGAGCATGATTGAGGCGGGCGCCGCGGGCGTCCACTTCGAGGACCAGCTGGCCAGCGAGAAGAAGTGCGGCCACATGGGCGGCAAGGTGCTGGTGCCCACCAGCCACTTCATCCGTACCCTGACGGCGGCGCGCCTGGCGGCGGACGTCATGGACGTGCCCACGCTCGTCGTCGCCCGCACGGACGCGGACAGCGCCAAGCTGCTGATGAGCGACGCGGACGAATACGACCACGCCTTCATCGACAAGAAGGGCGGCCGCACCCCCGAGGGCTTCTACCGCCTCAACGGCGGCCTGGACTGCGCCATTGCCCGCGGCCTGGCGTATGCCCCGTACGCGGACCTGGTGTGGTGCGAGACGAGCACCCCGGACCTGGCCCAGGCGAAGAAGTTCGCCGAGAGCATCCGCGCGAAGTACCCGAACAAGCTGCTGGCCTACAACTGCTCGCCGTCCTTCAACTGGAAGAAGAACCTGGACGACGCCACCATCGCGAAGTTCCAGCGTGAGCTGGGCGCCATGGGCTACAAGTTCCAGTTCGTCACCCTGGCCGGCTTCCACGCGCTGAACTTCGCGATGTACGAGCTGGCCCGGAAGTACAAGGACCGCGGAATGGCGGCCTACAGCGAGCTGCAGCAGGCCGAGTTCAGCGCGGAGAAGGACGGCTACACCGCCACGCGCCACCAGCGCGAGGTGGGCACCGGCTACTTCGACCAGGTGGCCGAGGTCATCTCCGGCGGCAACGCCAGCACGCTCGCCCTGCACGAGTCCACCGAGGCGCACCAGTTCTAG
- a CDS encoding pyridoxamine 5'-phosphate oxidase family protein has protein sequence MAKQFPHLEPTHREFIQRQRLFFTASAASTGHVNLSPKGLDALRILSDTAVAYLDRTGSGNETAAHLLADGRLTLMFCAFEGPPLILRLYGRGRVLPRGGPEYTRLLASDFGGVEPVGARQMVWLDLELVQTSCGYGVPLYEYGGERPTLTKWAEAKGPEGLKTYRHQKNLLSIDGLPTGLVEAEDTGHESPAT, from the coding sequence GTGGCGAAACAGTTCCCGCACCTCGAGCCCACCCACCGTGAGTTCATCCAGCGCCAGCGGCTGTTCTTCACCGCCTCCGCCGCGTCCACCGGGCATGTGAACCTCTCGCCCAAGGGGCTCGACGCGCTCCGCATCCTCAGTGACACGGCGGTCGCCTACCTCGACCGCACCGGCAGCGGCAACGAGACGGCGGCGCACCTGCTGGCGGACGGGCGCCTCACCCTCATGTTCTGCGCCTTCGAGGGGCCGCCCCTGATTCTGCGCCTCTACGGACGCGGCCGCGTGCTTCCTCGTGGCGGCCCCGAGTACACCCGCCTGCTGGCCTCCGACTTCGGCGGCGTGGAGCCCGTGGGCGCCCGGCAGATGGTGTGGCTCGACCTCGAGCTCGTGCAGACCTCCTGCGGCTATGGCGTCCCGCTCTACGAGTACGGCGGCGAGCGTCCCACGCTCACGAAGTGGGCCGAGGCCAAGGGCCCGGAGGGGCTGAAGACCTACCGGCACCAGAAGAACCTGCTCAGCATCGATGGCCTGCCGACCGGCCTCGTTGAAGCGGAAGACACCGGCCACGAGAGCCCGGCCACCTGA
- a CDS encoding DUF3293 domain-containing protein, whose product MSHPERTRLMEAYRTTRYVVRPHASTGGHELLLRVGALHPALDAALAARGHREWSFLTAWNPGSRPRGEDENRRAQERLVSQLVAGGWVVAAAIGEAEDGSWSEQSLFVPGLPRAEAERFGCAYGQVAVLVGRTGAPAELLFCDIPAERYGS is encoded by the coding sequence ATGAGCCATCCCGAGAGAACGCGGTTGATGGAGGCCTACCGGACGACGCGCTACGTCGTCCGTCCCCATGCGTCCACCGGGGGGCACGAGCTGCTCCTGCGGGTGGGGGCGCTCCACCCCGCACTGGACGCGGCGCTCGCGGCGCGCGGCCACCGGGAGTGGAGCTTCCTGACGGCGTGGAACCCGGGCTCGCGCCCACGCGGCGAGGACGAGAACCGCCGCGCGCAGGAGCGCCTCGTCTCCCAGTTGGTGGCCGGAGGCTGGGTGGTGGCCGCGGCCATCGGCGAGGCGGAGGACGGGAGCTGGTCCGAGCAGAGCCTCTTCGTCCCCGGCCTGCCTCGCGCGGAGGCCGAGCGCTTCGGCTGCGCCTACGGACAGGTGGCGGTGCTGGTGGGCCGCACGGGCGCTCCGGCGGAGCTGCTCTTCTGCGACATCCCAGCTGAGCGCTACGGCTCCTGA
- the aceB gene encoding malate synthase A, with protein sequence MSPAAPSKQTPAFGAGVVVKGPWHPDYAEVLTPEAMEFVAKLVRTFGERREALLERRKVVQQAWRKGERPHFLPETKAIREGNWTVAPLPEDLQDRRVEITGPVERKMIINALNSGANVFMADFEDANSPTWDNVVRGQLNLRDAVRRTISFTAEGGKHYALNPKPAVLFVRPRGWHLPERHVEIDGKPISGSLFDFALFFFHNAREQLARGTGPYFYLPKMQSHLEARLWNDVFHLAQSELNIPRGTIKATVLIETLPAAFEMDEILYELREHSAGLNCGRWDYIFSFIKTLQSDTGVVLPDRGQVTMDKAFLNAYSQLLIQTCHRRNVHAMGGMAAFIPIKGDAAANEAVLEKVRTDKLREVKNGHDGTWVAHPGLVPVAKAIFDEHMKGANQLANKREDVRIGEAELLKVPSGTRTEDGLRHNIRVGIQYTAAWLGGLGCVPLYNLMEDAATAEISRAQVWQWIHHDASLDDGRKVTAELFRTLLVEEMARIDKEGARERYGAAHLERARVLFEQLSTASTFEDFLTLPAYEALDSRG encoded by the coding sequence ATGAGCCCCGCAGCCCCTTCGAAGCAGACCCCGGCCTTCGGCGCGGGCGTGGTGGTGAAGGGGCCCTGGCACCCCGACTACGCCGAGGTGCTCACCCCCGAGGCGATGGAGTTCGTCGCGAAGCTGGTGCGCACCTTCGGAGAGCGCCGCGAGGCCCTGCTGGAGCGCCGCAAGGTGGTGCAGCAGGCGTGGCGCAAGGGCGAGCGGCCCCACTTCCTGCCGGAGACGAAAGCCATCCGTGAGGGGAACTGGACGGTGGCTCCGCTGCCCGAGGACCTCCAGGACCGCCGGGTGGAAATCACCGGCCCGGTGGAGCGGAAGATGATCATCAACGCGCTCAACTCGGGCGCGAATGTCTTCATGGCGGACTTCGAGGACGCCAACAGCCCCACCTGGGACAACGTGGTGCGCGGGCAGCTCAACCTGCGCGACGCCGTCCGCCGCACCATCAGCTTCACCGCCGAGGGGGGCAAGCACTACGCCCTCAACCCGAAGCCGGCCGTCCTCTTCGTGCGTCCCCGCGGCTGGCACCTGCCCGAGCGCCACGTCGAAATCGACGGCAAGCCCATCTCCGGCTCCCTCTTCGACTTCGCCCTCTTCTTCTTCCACAACGCCCGCGAGCAGCTCGCGCGCGGCACCGGCCCGTACTTCTACCTGCCGAAGATGCAGAGCCACCTGGAGGCCCGGCTCTGGAACGACGTGTTCCACCTGGCCCAGTCGGAGCTGAACATCCCGCGCGGCACCATCAAGGCCACCGTCCTCATCGAGACGCTGCCCGCCGCGTTCGAGATGGACGAAATCCTCTACGAGCTGCGCGAGCACTCGGCCGGCCTCAACTGCGGCCGCTGGGACTACATCTTCAGCTTCATCAAGACGCTCCAGTCGGACACCGGCGTCGTCCTGCCCGACCGCGGGCAGGTGACGATGGACAAGGCGTTCCTCAACGCCTACTCGCAGCTGCTCATCCAGACCTGCCACCGCCGCAACGTGCACGCCATGGGCGGCATGGCGGCCTTCATCCCCATCAAGGGTGACGCGGCGGCCAACGAGGCGGTGCTGGAGAAGGTCCGCACCGACAAACTGCGCGAGGTGAAGAACGGCCACGACGGCACCTGGGTGGCCCACCCGGGCCTCGTGCCGGTGGCGAAGGCCATCTTCGACGAGCACATGAAGGGCGCCAATCAGCTCGCCAACAAGCGCGAGGACGTGCGCATCGGCGAGGCGGAGCTGCTCAAGGTGCCGTCCGGCACGCGCACCGAGGACGGCCTGCGCCACAACATCCGCGTCGGCATCCAGTACACCGCCGCGTGGCTGGGGGGCCTGGGCTGCGTGCCGCTCTACAACCTGATGGAGGACGCGGCCACCGCGGAAATCTCCCGCGCCCAGGTGTGGCAGTGGATTCACCACGACGCCTCGCTGGACGACGGCCGCAAGGTGACGGCGGAGCTGTTCCGCACGCTGCTCGTCGAGGAGATGGCTCGCATCGACAAGGAGGGCGCGAGGGAGCGCTACGGCGCCGCCCACCTGGAGCGCGCCCGCGTCCTCTTCGAGCAGCTGTCCACCGCGTCCACCTTCGAGGACTTCCTGACCCTGCCGGCCTACGAGGCCCTGGACTCGCGGGGATGA
- the fumC gene encoding class II fumarate hydratase: MSTKNVRIEKDTFGPIEVPAERLWGAQTQRSLQNFAISTERMPPALIRSLVLVKKAAALVNMENGSLSREKGEVIVKAADEVLAGQHDGEFPLSIWQTGSGTQTNMNCNEVLANRASELLGGERGEARKVHPNDDVNKGQSSNDVFPTAMSVAAATALVEHVLPELKSLREVLAEKSRAFKDIVKIGRTHLQDATPLTLGQELSGYVAQLEHARGHLERTLPHLYELALGGTAVGTGLNAPRGYAERVAKEIARLTGHPFVTAPNKFEALAANDALVQAHGALKGLAAVLFKVANDVRWLASGPRSGLGEITIPENEPGSSIMPGKVNPTQSEALTMLCAQVMGNDVAVTVGGASGNFELNVFKPLIIHNTLQTCRLLADGMRSFRLNCAVGLEPNMPRIRENLERSLMLVTALNPHIGYDNAAKIAKKAHKEGKTLKEVAVELGLLTAEQFDQWVRPEAMTGQKD, encoded by the coding sequence GTGAGCACGAAGAACGTTCGCATCGAGAAGGACACCTTCGGCCCCATCGAGGTGCCCGCCGAGCGCCTCTGGGGCGCGCAGACGCAGCGCAGCCTCCAGAACTTCGCCATCTCCACCGAGCGCATGCCGCCCGCGCTCATCCGCTCGCTCGTGCTGGTGAAGAAGGCCGCCGCGCTGGTCAACATGGAGAACGGCTCCCTGTCGCGCGAGAAGGGCGAGGTCATCGTCAAGGCCGCCGACGAGGTCCTCGCCGGCCAGCACGACGGCGAGTTCCCCCTGAGCATCTGGCAGACGGGCAGCGGCACCCAGACGAACATGAACTGCAACGAGGTGCTGGCCAACCGCGCCTCGGAGCTGCTCGGCGGCGAGCGCGGCGAGGCCCGCAAGGTCCACCCCAACGACGACGTCAACAAGGGGCAGAGCTCCAACGACGTCTTCCCCACCGCGATGAGCGTGGCCGCCGCCACCGCCCTCGTCGAGCACGTGCTCCCCGAGCTGAAGTCGCTCCGCGAGGTGCTCGCGGAGAAGTCCCGCGCCTTCAAGGACATCGTCAAGATTGGCCGCACCCACCTCCAGGACGCGACGCCGCTCACCCTGGGGCAGGAGCTCAGCGGCTACGTGGCCCAGTTGGAGCACGCGCGGGGACACCTGGAGCGGACCCTGCCGCACCTGTACGAGCTGGCCCTGGGCGGCACCGCCGTGGGCACCGGCCTCAATGCGCCCAGGGGCTACGCCGAGCGTGTCGCGAAGGAGATTGCCCGCCTCACCGGCCACCCCTTCGTCACCGCGCCCAACAAGTTCGAGGCGCTCGCCGCCAACGACGCGCTCGTCCAGGCGCACGGCGCCCTGAAGGGCCTGGCCGCGGTGCTCTTCAAGGTGGCCAATGACGTGCGCTGGCTGGCCTCCGGGCCCCGCTCCGGCCTGGGAGAAATCACCATTCCGGAGAACGAGCCGGGCAGCTCCATCATGCCGGGCAAGGTGAACCCCACCCAGAGCGAGGCGCTCACCATGCTGTGCGCCCAGGTGATGGGGAACGACGTCGCCGTCACCGTGGGCGGCGCGTCCGGCAACTTCGAGCTGAACGTCTTCAAGCCCCTCATCATCCACAACACCCTGCAGACCTGCCGGCTGCTGGCGGACGGCATGCGCAGCTTCCGCCTCAACTGCGCCGTGGGACTCGAGCCCAACATGCCGCGCATCCGGGAGAACCTGGAGCGCAGCCTGATGCTCGTCACCGCCCTCAACCCGCACATCGGCTACGACAACGCGGCGAAAATCGCGAAGAAGGCCCACAAGGAGGGCAAGACGCTCAAGGAGGTCGCCGTCGAGCTGGGCCTGCTCACCGCGGAGCAGTTCGACCAGTGGGTCCGCCCGGAGGCGATGACGGGGCAGAAGGACTGA
- a CDS encoding TIGR04013 family B12-binding domain/radical SAM domain-containing protein, translating into MEPHRRVALVLSYQYPGKYAFTVLAGAVESDPALADVSLHFPRDRETLLATVRERADAGDTVVAAWSFYSASFGPAVEELAWVRERLDGRSVLCIAGGVHATAEPLQTLQAGFDVIAVGEGEHSLRELLGRVLRGEDPRATHGVAYLKDGKLAQNGRGEGVQLDDFPPFAARNAMYGAIEITRGCIYACRFCQTPFMSKARFRHRSVANVAHWARELRRSGRRDIRFITPTSMSYGTADESVNLSAVEELLAAVREAMAPDGRIYYGTFPSEVRPEHVTPEALALLKRYVHNDNLIIGGQSGSERILQSTRRGHDVETVVRATRLAVEGGFVPNVDFILGLPGEEPADVDATVALMERLAALGARVHGHTFMPLPGTPYRDAPAGRVDGETQRKLDRLASQGRLYGHWKHQAVLAEGIVSRRKPRANRASTP; encoded by the coding sequence ATGGAGCCCCACCGCCGCGTCGCGCTCGTCCTCAGCTACCAATACCCGGGCAAGTACGCCTTCACCGTGCTGGCCGGCGCCGTGGAGTCGGACCCGGCGCTCGCGGACGTGTCGCTCCACTTCCCACGAGACCGCGAGACGCTCCTCGCCACCGTGCGCGAGCGCGCCGACGCCGGGGACACCGTGGTGGCCGCGTGGTCCTTCTACTCGGCCAGCTTCGGCCCCGCGGTGGAGGAGCTCGCCTGGGTCCGTGAGCGGCTGGACGGGCGGAGCGTGCTCTGCATCGCTGGCGGCGTCCATGCCACCGCCGAGCCCCTCCAGACGCTCCAGGCCGGCTTCGACGTGATTGCCGTGGGCGAGGGCGAGCACTCCCTGCGCGAGTTGCTCGGCCGCGTGCTGCGCGGTGAAGACCCGCGCGCCACGCACGGCGTCGCGTACCTCAAGGACGGGAAGCTGGCGCAGAACGGCCGGGGCGAGGGCGTCCAGCTCGACGACTTCCCTCCCTTCGCCGCGCGCAACGCCATGTACGGCGCCATCGAAATCACGCGCGGCTGCATCTACGCCTGCCGCTTCTGCCAGACGCCCTTCATGAGCAAGGCGCGCTTCCGCCACCGCTCCGTGGCCAACGTGGCGCACTGGGCGCGCGAGCTGCGGCGCTCGGGCCGGCGCGACATCCGCTTCATCACCCCCACGTCCATGTCCTACGGCACCGCGGACGAGTCCGTGAATCTGTCCGCCGTGGAGGAGTTGCTCGCGGCGGTGCGCGAGGCCATGGCTCCCGACGGGCGCATCTACTACGGCACCTTCCCCTCCGAGGTGCGCCCCGAGCACGTCACCCCCGAGGCGCTGGCGCTGCTCAAGCGCTACGTGCACAACGACAACCTCATCATCGGCGGGCAGTCCGGCTCCGAGCGCATCCTCCAGAGCACCCGCCGGGGCCACGACGTGGAGACGGTGGTGCGCGCCACCCGCCTCGCGGTGGAGGGAGGCTTCGTGCCCAACGTGGACTTCATCCTCGGGCTGCCCGGCGAGGAGCCCGCGGACGTGGACGCCACCGTGGCCCTCATGGAGCGGCTGGCCGCGCTGGGCGCCCGCGTGCACGGGCACACCTTCATGCCGCTGCCCGGCACGCCCTACCGCGACGCCCCCGCCGGCCGGGTGGACGGGGAGACGCAGCGCAAGCTGGATCGGCTCGCCTCGCAGGGCCGGCTGTATGGCCACTGGAAGCACCAGGCCGTGCTGGCCGAGGGCATCGTCTCGCGCCGCAAGCCCCGGGCGAATCGGGCCTCCACCCCCTGA
- a CDS encoding LysR family transcriptional regulator: protein MARLDVNRSGEMEVFVRVVELGGFSAAARAFRMTPSAVSKLVARLEGRLGARLINRSTRRLQLTPEGVTFYERSVRVLADLEEAERGAATSAAPQGRLRVNASVPFGTHFLLPLVPEFLSLHPAITLDLVLTDEVVNLLEERTDVAIRSGPLKSSDLVARKLGETRMVVVGAPAYLKRVGTPATPRELERHNLLRFGYARAVEGWPFVHRGAEVVISPVGNAQASNGEALRQLALGGLGLARLAAFQVKDDVAAGRLVLVLEDHNPGDTEAIHAVFLGAGGPLPPRVRAFLDYLSAKVRLD, encoded by the coding sequence ATGGCGCGTCTGGACGTCAACCGCTCTGGGGAGATGGAGGTGTTCGTCCGGGTCGTCGAGCTCGGCGGCTTCTCCGCCGCGGCGCGCGCGTTCCGGATGACGCCTTCCGCGGTCAGCAAGCTCGTGGCACGGCTCGAAGGCCGGCTGGGCGCCCGGCTCATCAATCGCTCGACGCGGCGACTCCAGCTCACCCCCGAGGGCGTCACCTTCTACGAGCGGAGCGTCCGCGTCCTCGCCGACCTGGAGGAGGCCGAGCGTGGGGCCGCCACGAGCGCCGCGCCGCAAGGCCGCCTGCGGGTCAACGCCAGCGTGCCCTTCGGCACACACTTCCTGCTGCCGCTCGTTCCGGAGTTCCTCTCACTCCACCCCGCCATCACCCTGGACCTCGTCCTGACCGACGAGGTGGTCAACCTCCTGGAGGAGCGCACGGACGTGGCGATTCGCAGCGGGCCGCTCAAGAGCTCGGACCTCGTCGCGCGCAAGCTGGGCGAGACGCGGATGGTCGTCGTCGGGGCGCCCGCCTACCTGAAGCGCGTGGGGACTCCGGCGACTCCGAGGGAGCTGGAGCGGCACAACCTGCTCCGGTTCGGCTATGCGCGCGCGGTGGAGGGGTGGCCCTTCGTGCACCGTGGCGCCGAGGTGGTGATTTCCCCCGTCGGGAACGCGCAGGCGAGCAATGGCGAGGCGCTGCGGCAGCTCGCGCTCGGGGGGCTCGGCCTCGCGCGGCTCGCGGCCTTCCAGGTGAAGGACGACGTCGCCGCCGGGCGACTGGTGCTGGTGCTGGAGGACCACAACCCCGGGGACACCGAGGCGATTCATGCGGTGTTCCTCGGCGCGGGAGGGCCGCTGCCTCCCCGCGTGCGGGCCTTCCTGGACTACCTGTCCGCGAAGGTGCGGCTGGACTGA
- a CDS encoding PspC domain-containing protein: MDAMKRCTACAEEMRVEARKCPHCGSRTEPLHRDVEGRKLFGVCAALGHHFDVDPALVRVGFVVALAVSFGTAMLVYLLLWAFTPPSLHGTAPLQRTVDWLGGLGNADSPEVEKRV; encoded by the coding sequence ATGGACGCAATGAAGCGCTGCACGGCTTGCGCGGAGGAGATGAGGGTGGAGGCCCGGAAGTGCCCGCACTGCGGCTCGCGCACGGAGCCACTGCACCGGGACGTCGAGGGGCGGAAGCTGTTCGGAGTGTGCGCCGCGCTCGGCCACCACTTCGACGTGGACCCGGCCCTGGTGCGCGTGGGCTTCGTCGTGGCGCTGGCCGTGTCCTTCGGTACCGCGATGCTCGTGTACCTGCTGCTGTGGGCCTTCACGCCGCCTTCCCTCCACGGGACGGCCCCCTTGCAGCGCACCGTGGACTGGCTCGGCGGCCTCGGCAACGCCGACTCCCCCGAGGTCGAGAAGCGCGTCTAG
- the clpP gene encoding ATP-dependent Clp endopeptidase proteolytic subunit ClpP, which translates to MNVPFVIETTHRGERAYDLYSRLLKDRIIMLGTPVNDDVANIIVAQLLFLESEDPDKGINLYINSPGGSVTAGLAIYDTMQYVKCPVSTICVGQAASMGALLLLAGAKGKRYALPNSRIMIHQPLGGAQGQATDIDIQAKEILRLRAYINGLIVKHTGHTIERIEKDTERDYFMSAEDARQYGLIDEVVEKQRVITPTPGK; encoded by the coding sequence ATGAACGTCCCCTTCGTCATTGAGACCACGCACCGCGGCGAGCGGGCGTACGACCTCTACAGCCGGCTCCTCAAGGACCGCATCATCATGCTGGGCACGCCCGTCAACGACGACGTGGCCAACATCATCGTCGCCCAGCTCCTGTTCCTGGAGTCCGAGGACCCCGACAAGGGCATCAACCTCTACATCAACTCGCCCGGTGGCTCCGTGACGGCGGGCCTGGCCATCTACGACACCATGCAGTACGTGAAGTGTCCGGTGTCCACCATCTGCGTCGGGCAGGCCGCGTCCATGGGCGCGCTGCTGCTGCTGGCCGGGGCCAAGGGCAAGCGCTACGCGCTCCCCAACAGCCGCATCATGATTCACCAGCCGCTGGGCGGCGCGCAGGGCCAGGCCACGGACATCGACATCCAGGCCAAGGAAATCCTCCGCCTCCGCGCCTACATCAACGGCCTCATCGTGAAGCACACGGGCCACACCATCGAGCGCATCGAGAAGGACACCGAGCGCGACTACTTCATGAGCGCCGAGGATGCCCGGCAGTACGGCCTCATCGACGAGGTGGTGGAGAAGCAGCGCGTCATCACCCCCACCCCGGGGAAGTAG